The following coding sequences are from one Hymenobacter sp. DG25A window:
- a CDS encoding CTP synthase, with amino-acid sequence MPDRILPPTAATAKFIFVTGGVTSSLGKGIISASLAKLLQARGFRVTIQKFDPYINIDPGTLNPYEHGECYVTDDGAETDLDLGHYERFLNVPTSQANNVTTGRIYNHVISKEREGAYLGKTVQVVPHITDEIKRRMLLLGQDDKFDVVITEIGGCIGDIESLPFVEAVRQLRWELPPNDSLVIHLTLLPYLKAAGELKTKPTQHSVRDLREAGLQPDILVCRSEYPIPAEMRRKIALFCNVKINSVIESLDADSIYSVPLLMLKEQLDDRVIKKMKLTGGTTLPDLEAWKDFLGRLKNPTEEVTIALVGKYVELPDAYKSINESFVHAGAQNECKVTVRSIQSENINADNVAQLLHGVDGVLVAPGFGERGFEGKVAAIKYVRENGIPFFGICLGMQCAVVEFARNVLGLKDASSTEMDPHTSAPVIAMMEEQKSITQKGGTMRLGAYDCELRKGSKAAKAYARNHISERHRHRYEFNNEYLEQFEQAGMLASGINPDTGLVEVVELANHPWFVGGQFHPELKSTVQNPHPLFVRFVKAAIQYHKGQF; translated from the coding sequence ATGCCAGACCGAATTCTCCCCCCCACGGCTGCAACGGCCAAGTTCATTTTCGTAACCGGAGGAGTGACCTCTTCGCTGGGCAAAGGCATCATTTCGGCCTCCCTGGCTAAGCTGCTGCAAGCCCGCGGCTTCCGCGTCACCATCCAAAAGTTCGACCCCTACATCAACATCGACCCCGGCACGCTGAACCCCTATGAACACGGGGAATGCTACGTGACCGACGACGGCGCCGAGACTGATCTGGACCTAGGCCACTACGAGCGTTTTCTGAACGTGCCTACCTCCCAGGCCAACAACGTTACCACGGGGCGCATCTACAACCACGTTATCAGCAAGGAGCGCGAAGGCGCCTACCTGGGCAAGACCGTGCAAGTAGTGCCGCACATCACCGATGAGATTAAGCGGCGCATGCTGCTGCTGGGTCAGGACGATAAGTTCGACGTGGTTATCACCGAAATCGGGGGCTGCATTGGCGACATTGAGAGCCTGCCCTTCGTGGAAGCCGTGCGCCAGCTGCGCTGGGAATTGCCACCGAATGATTCGCTGGTCATTCACCTCACCCTGTTGCCCTACCTGAAAGCGGCCGGCGAGCTGAAAACCAAGCCCACCCAGCACTCCGTGCGCGACCTGCGCGAAGCCGGCCTGCAGCCCGATATTCTGGTGTGCCGCTCGGAGTACCCCATTCCGGCCGAAATGCGCCGCAAAATTGCGCTGTTCTGTAACGTCAAAATCAACTCCGTTATCGAGAGTCTGGATGCGGACAGCATCTACTCGGTGCCGCTGCTGATGCTGAAAGAGCAGCTCGACGACCGGGTTATCAAGAAAATGAAGCTGACCGGCGGTACTACGCTGCCCGATCTGGAAGCCTGGAAAGACTTCCTGGGCCGCCTGAAAAACCCCACTGAGGAAGTAACTATTGCGCTGGTAGGCAAATACGTGGAGCTCCCCGACGCCTACAAGTCCATCAACGAATCCTTTGTGCACGCCGGCGCGCAGAACGAGTGCAAAGTGACCGTACGCAGCATTCAGTCCGAGAACATTAACGCCGATAACGTGGCCCAGCTGCTGCACGGTGTGGATGGCGTGCTGGTAGCCCCTGGCTTTGGCGAGCGGGGTTTTGAGGGCAAAGTAGCGGCCATTAAATATGTGCGCGAAAACGGCATTCCGTTCTTCGGCATTTGCCTGGGCATGCAGTGCGCCGTGGTGGAGTTTGCGCGCAACGTGCTGGGCCTGAAGGATGCCAGCTCTACGGAGATGGACCCGCACACCAGTGCCCCCGTCATTGCCATGATGGAGGAGCAGAAAAGCATCACCCAGAAGGGCGGTACCATGCGCCTGGGCGCTTACGACTGCGAGCTGCGCAAGGGCTCCAAAGCCGCCAAAGCTTACGCCCGCAACCACATCAGTGAGCGGCACCGCCACCGCTACGAGTTCAACAACGAGTACTTGGAGCAATTTGAGCAGGCCGGCATGCTGGCCTCGGGCATCAACCCCGACACCGGCCTGGTGGAAGTGGTAGAGCTGGCCAACCACCCGTGGTTTGTGGGCGGGCAGTTTCACCCGGAGCTGAAAAGCACCGTGCAAAACCCGCACCCGCTATTTGTGCGCTTTGTGAAAGCGGCCATTCAGTACCACAAGGGTCAGTTTTAG
- the serA gene encoding phosphoglycerate dehydrogenase, with the protein MPQSSPPLPYLIIDFDSTFTQVEGLDELADIALQGSPDRERIVGEIRALTDQGMSGSLSFSESLQRRLALLPARREHIGQLVERLKGLVSESIRRNQAFFQQFAGRIYVVSSGFREFIEPVVAEFGIGPDFVLANTFTYDAEGRITGFDAENVLSQNGGKILQLRQLDLEGDVYVLGDGYTDYQIREAGLANRFYAFTENVSREAVVSRADEVLPSFDEFLYQNKLPMTLSYPKNRIKVLLLENPDPRAAELFRQEGYQVDLVPGGLDEDELVDRIEGVSILGIRSKTQVTPRVLEAANRLIAIGAFCIGTNQIALTECMKKGVAVFNAPFSNTRSVVELALGEIIVLARRIPEKNPKMHQGEWDKSAKGAFEIRGKKLGIIGYGNIGAQLSVVAEAVGMQVLYFDIAEKLQLGNAVKCRTLDELLQQADIVTMHVDGRPENTNLIGAREFALMKPGTIFLNNARGHVVDVPALAEAIHSGHLGGAAVDVFPYEPKTNHETFESELRGLPNVLLTPHIGGSTSEAQRNIAEFVPERLMQYVNTGNTQQSVNLPNIQLPVQQAHRLIHIHHNVPGVLARINNVLAAHSVNILGQYLKTNEHIGYVITDIDKEYEQEVIGELRKVEHTIKFRVLY; encoded by the coding sequence ATGCCTCAGTCGTCGCCCCCGCTTCCCTATCTCATCATTGACTTCGACAGCACTTTTACGCAGGTAGAAGGGCTGGACGAGCTGGCCGATATTGCCCTGCAGGGCAGCCCCGACCGGGAAAGAATTGTGGGCGAAATCCGGGCCCTCACCGACCAGGGCATGAGCGGCAGCCTGAGCTTTTCAGAGTCGTTGCAGCGGCGGCTGGCCTTGCTGCCGGCCCGGCGCGAGCATATCGGGCAGCTGGTGGAGCGGCTGAAAGGGCTGGTTTCTGAAAGCATCCGCCGCAACCAGGCGTTTTTCCAGCAGTTTGCCGGCCGCATTTACGTGGTCAGCAGCGGCTTCCGGGAGTTTATTGAGCCGGTAGTGGCCGAGTTTGGTATCGGCCCCGATTTCGTGCTGGCCAACACTTTTACGTACGATGCAGAAGGCCGCATTACGGGCTTCGACGCCGAAAACGTGCTCAGCCAGAACGGCGGCAAAATCCTGCAGCTGCGCCAGCTGGACCTGGAGGGCGACGTGTACGTACTCGGCGACGGCTACACCGACTACCAGATTCGGGAAGCCGGCCTGGCCAACCGCTTCTACGCCTTCACGGAAAATGTCAGCCGCGAGGCCGTGGTTTCCCGCGCCGATGAAGTCCTCCCCTCTTTCGACGAATTTCTTTACCAGAATAAACTGCCCATGACGCTCTCCTACCCCAAAAACCGCATTAAGGTCCTGCTCCTTGAAAACCCCGACCCGCGCGCGGCCGAGCTGTTCCGGCAGGAAGGCTACCAGGTAGACCTGGTGCCCGGCGGCCTGGACGAAGACGAGCTGGTGGACCGCATTGAGGGCGTGAGCATTCTGGGCATTCGCTCCAAAACGCAGGTGACGCCCCGCGTGCTGGAAGCCGCCAACCGCCTCATAGCCATTGGCGCCTTCTGCATCGGCACCAACCAGATAGCCCTCACGGAGTGTATGAAAAAGGGCGTGGCCGTGTTCAACGCCCCTTTCTCCAACACCCGCTCCGTGGTAGAGCTGGCCCTGGGCGAAATCATCGTACTGGCCCGCCGCATCCCGGAAAAGAACCCCAAAATGCACCAGGGCGAGTGGGATAAGTCGGCGAAAGGCGCCTTTGAAATCCGGGGCAAGAAGCTGGGCATCATCGGCTACGGCAATATTGGCGCGCAGCTTTCGGTGGTAGCCGAGGCCGTGGGCATGCAGGTACTCTACTTTGATATTGCCGAAAAGCTGCAGCTGGGCAACGCCGTGAAGTGCCGCACCCTGGACGAGCTTCTGCAGCAGGCCGATATTGTGACCATGCACGTGGATGGCCGTCCGGAAAACACCAACCTCATCGGGGCCCGGGAGTTTGCGCTCATGAAGCCCGGCACCATCTTCCTCAACAATGCCCGCGGCCACGTGGTAGACGTGCCCGCCCTGGCCGAGGCCATCCACTCGGGCCACCTGGGTGGTGCGGCCGTTGACGTTTTCCCCTACGAGCCCAAAACCAACCACGAAACCTTCGAAAGCGAGCTGCGCGGCCTGCCCAACGTGCTACTCACGCCCCACATTGGCGGCAGCACCTCGGAGGCTCAGCGCAACATTGCGGAGTTTGTGCCCGAGCGCCTGATGCAGTACGTGAACACCGGTAACACCCAGCAGAGCGTTAACCTCCCCAACATTCAGCTGCCGGTGCAGCAGGCCCACCGCCTCATCCACATTCACCACAACGTGCCCGGCGTGCTGGCCCGCATCAACAACGTGCTGGCGGCCCACTCCGTGAACATACTCGGCCAGTACCTCAAAACCAACGAGCACATCGGTTATGTAATCACCGATATCGACAAGGAGTACGAGCAGGAGGTAATTGGCGAGCTGCGCAAGGTGGAGCACACCATTAAGTTTCGGGTGCTGTACTAG
- a CDS encoding DUF6438 domain-containing protein, with protein sequence MRFLLGFLLLMGFAHLPACAQQGSTNKPIRYTPPKTKPAVSAPQVLLDTPVVAPKTQASAKLPILIFEKTPCFGRCPAYKATVYRNGRLSYEGLSNVPLLGQHELQLPAATVNHILKEAQRIGFARLQGVYSQNTSDLPSTYISILQPDCNLKEVRVEEGAPEELNKLLQYVHEQIMKVALPPTK encoded by the coding sequence ATGCGTTTTCTTCTCGGCTTTCTGTTGCTGATGGGCTTTGCTCACCTGCCCGCCTGCGCGCAGCAGGGTTCCACCAATAAGCCCATCCGCTACACCCCGCCCAAGACCAAACCGGCCGTATCGGCTCCCCAGGTTTTGCTGGACACGCCGGTAGTAGCCCCCAAAACACAGGCCAGCGCAAAGCTGCCGATATTGATTTTTGAGAAAACGCCCTGCTTTGGCCGCTGCCCGGCCTACAAAGCCACCGTTTACCGCAACGGTCGCCTGAGCTACGAAGGCTTGAGCAACGTGCCGCTGCTGGGCCAACATGAGCTGCAGCTGCCCGCTGCTACCGTAAATCATATCCTGAAAGAAGCCCAACGCATCGGCTTTGCCCGGCTGCAGGGCGTGTACTCCCAAAACACCTCCGACCTGCCCTCCACCTACATTTCCATCCTGCAGCCCGACTGCAACCTAAAGGAAGTGCGCGTGGAAGAAGGTGCCCCGGAAGAGCTGAATAAGCTGCTGCAGTACGTGCACGAGCAG
- a CDS encoding D-alanyl-D-alanine carboxypeptidase/D-alanyl-D-alanine-endopeptidase, whose protein sequence is MRRKLYFLLLFLGFGMAYQAMGNDGEEAAEMELFGKNGPHWLYKLVAHSPVLKQHQVGLSITDAATGERLFGYRDEEYFVPASTMKLFSLYAGLHLLGDSLPSLRYVVRQDSLIFWGTGDPTLLHGDVPSRAAFQFLQRRPEKLFYAQIPCVEPFGPGWSWDDYNYYYQPERGPFPIYGHTVRFYARAGKAQPLVLPQVFTASVAPAPSGYLNRSDHVRRAVLENKFFVMPIQKNWVDETPFRTSPALLMSLLQDTLHRPILPAPWQARAQEQVHTLAGLPVDSLYRRMIQVSDNFLAEQLLLMCSSRLGPDSLNTARTIRTMKQRYLHDLPDAPVWVDGSGLSRQNLITPRDMTMLLLKLHQEVSEQRLLSLLAAGGGHGTLRRLYHDQRGPWVWGKTGTLSNTHNLAGYLRTKKGRLLAFSFMNNNHVQETSAIRLEMQKVLAQVRERM, encoded by the coding sequence ATGCGCCGCAAGCTTTACTTCCTGTTACTTTTTCTGGGCTTTGGCATGGCTTACCAGGCCATGGGCAACGATGGAGAAGAGGCTGCCGAAATGGAGCTGTTCGGCAAGAATGGCCCGCACTGGCTCTATAAGCTGGTGGCGCACTCGCCGGTGCTTAAACAGCATCAGGTAGGCCTGAGTATTACCGATGCCGCTACCGGGGAGCGGCTCTTCGGCTACCGCGACGAAGAATACTTTGTGCCGGCCAGCACCATGAAGCTGTTCAGCCTGTATGCCGGCCTGCATCTGCTGGGTGACTCCCTGCCCAGCCTGCGCTACGTGGTGCGCCAGGATTCCCTCATCTTTTGGGGCACCGGCGACCCTACCCTGCTGCACGGCGACGTGCCTTCCCGTGCCGCTTTCCAGTTCCTGCAGCGCCGCCCCGAAAAGCTGTTCTACGCCCAAATTCCCTGCGTTGAGCCCTTCGGACCCGGCTGGAGCTGGGACGACTACAACTACTATTACCAGCCGGAGCGCGGCCCATTTCCCATCTATGGCCACACCGTGCGCTTCTACGCCCGTGCCGGCAAAGCCCAGCCCCTGGTGCTGCCGCAGGTATTCACGGCCAGCGTAGCGCCCGCACCTTCCGGCTACCTCAACCGCTCCGACCATGTGCGACGGGCGGTGCTGGAAAATAAGTTCTTCGTCATGCCCATCCAGAAAAACTGGGTGGATGAAACCCCTTTCCGCACCAGCCCGGCTCTGCTGATGTCGTTGCTGCAGGATACCCTGCACCGGCCTATCCTGCCCGCGCCGTGGCAGGCGCGGGCACAGGAGCAGGTGCACACCCTGGCCGGCCTGCCCGTCGATTCCTTGTACCGGCGCATGATTCAGGTGAGCGACAATTTTCTGGCCGAGCAGCTGCTACTCATGTGCTCCAGTCGCCTGGGCCCCGATTCCCTGAATACGGCCCGCACCATTCGCACCATGAAACAGCGGTACCTGCATGATTTGCCCGATGCGCCCGTGTGGGTAGACGGCTCCGGCCTCTCCCGCCAGAACCTCATCACGCCCCGGGACATGACCATGCTACTCCTGAAGCTGCACCAGGAAGTGTCCGAGCAGCGCCTGCTCAGCCTGCTGGCCGCCGGGGGCGGGCACGGCACCCTGCGCCGCCTCTACCACGACCAGCGCGGCCCCTGGGTGTGGGGCAAAACCGGCACCCTTTCCAACACGCACAACCTGGCCGGCTACCTGCGCACCAAAAAAGGCCGCTTACTAGCCTTTAGCTTCATGAATAACAACCATGTGCAGGAAACCAGCGCCATCCGGCTGGAAATGCAGAAAGTGCTGGCCCAGGTGCGGGAGCGGATGTAA
- a CDS encoding VOC family protein encodes MLPLLRIHHIAIICTQYAVSKRFYTEILGLCALREVYRADRDSWKLDLSLGGEYIIELFSFPAPPVRPTRPEAAGLRHLAFAVADLEATIHRLDAHDVASEPIRVDEFTGRRFTFIEDPDGLPLEFYEV; translated from the coding sequence ATGCTACCGCTACTTCGTATTCATCATATCGCCATTATCTGCACCCAGTACGCCGTTTCGAAGCGGTTTTACACCGAGATACTGGGCCTGTGTGCCCTGCGGGAAGTATACCGGGCCGACCGGGACTCCTGGAAGCTGGACCTGTCTCTGGGCGGCGAATACATTATAGAGCTGTTCTCGTTTCCGGCACCGCCCGTGCGGCCCACCCGCCCCGAGGCCGCCGGCCTGCGCCATCTGGCCTTCGCCGTGGCTGATCTGGAGGCTACCATTCACCGACTGGATGCGCACGATGTCGCCTCGGAGCCCATTCGGGTAGATGAGTTCACGGGGCGGCGCTTCACGTTTATTGAGGACCCGGATGGGCTGCCGCTGGAGTTTTATGAGGTCTGA
- the yidC gene encoding membrane protein insertase YidC, giving the protein MDRNQATGLFLISAMLLAYLFFFRPTPKEPVAEKAVTTASAKVLADSTVSAPLDSATAVRTLGAFATAAQGTAQQVELKNDRLAMSFSTKGGRIEAVRLNEYKTFFGQPLFLFDKQSAQMDMSLRTNDGRTVKFSDLYFQPTQVQPVTVGNKKGQQLAFTASVAGGTIQQLYTLFDNSYEVGYDLRLNGLNTVVAPQPLTFTFVDHVRQTEQDLKQNRNHSIINHYLANDDHGALGEASEKPEEMVVNEPLKWAAHKHDFFVAGIIANSTFTTGKFVSNVNLADSTFIKTLSTTLTIPAADVQQGKAQMRFFFGPNSFSLLKDVAPGFDRNVYLGWGLFRWVNRFVVLPVFHVLEQFISSYGIIIAILVVLIKLVTWPLTYKTYVSQARMKVLKPEIDQIKEKYADDQVKQQSETMKLYQSMGVSPLSGCVPMLLTIPILFAMFQFFPNAIELRQQPFLWAKDLSTYDVFIKLPFYVKWYGDHVSMFTLLMTLSTLLMTWQSNQMNTAMQGPMKMYSYLMPLIFMFVLNSFSAGLTWYYFMSNIVTFAQQAITRRFVDDSKIRQQLEANKVKNKDKKPSGFQARLAEAMKATQERESDARKEGKKKK; this is encoded by the coding sequence ATGGATAGAAATCAAGCAACCGGCCTGTTTTTAATTTCGGCCATGCTCCTCGCCTACCTGTTTTTCTTCAGGCCTACGCCGAAGGAGCCAGTTGCCGAAAAAGCCGTTACCACTGCCTCGGCCAAAGTACTGGCCGATAGTACGGTAAGTGCCCCGCTGGATTCGGCTACGGCCGTCCGCACCTTGGGTGCTTTTGCCACCGCGGCCCAGGGCACTGCCCAGCAGGTAGAGCTGAAGAACGACCGTCTGGCTATGTCTTTCTCTACGAAAGGTGGCCGGATTGAAGCCGTTCGGCTGAACGAGTACAAGACCTTCTTCGGGCAGCCGCTGTTTCTGTTTGATAAGCAGAGCGCTCAGATGGATATGAGCCTGCGCACCAACGACGGGCGCACGGTGAAGTTTTCGGACCTGTATTTCCAGCCCACGCAGGTGCAGCCCGTAACGGTAGGCAACAAAAAAGGCCAGCAGTTGGCTTTCACGGCCAGCGTAGCCGGCGGCACTATTCAGCAGCTTTATACGCTGTTCGATAACAGCTATGAAGTAGGCTACGACCTGCGCCTGAATGGCCTGAACACGGTGGTAGCGCCACAGCCGCTCACGTTCACCTTCGTGGACCACGTGCGCCAGACGGAGCAGGACCTGAAGCAAAACCGTAACCACTCCATCATCAACCACTACCTGGCCAACGACGACCACGGTGCCCTGGGCGAGGCCAGTGAGAAGCCCGAGGAGATGGTAGTGAACGAGCCCCTGAAATGGGCCGCCCACAAGCACGACTTCTTCGTGGCCGGTATCATTGCCAACTCCACCTTCACCACCGGCAAGTTTGTGTCGAATGTGAACCTGGCCGATTCCACCTTCATCAAAACCCTCAGCACCACGCTCACCATTCCCGCCGCCGATGTGCAGCAGGGCAAGGCGCAGATGCGGTTCTTCTTCGGTCCTAACTCCTTCAGCCTGCTGAAGGACGTAGCGCCCGGCTTCGACCGGAACGTGTACCTGGGCTGGGGCCTGTTCCGCTGGGTAAACCGCTTTGTGGTGCTACCCGTGTTCCACGTGCTGGAGCAGTTCATCAGCTCCTACGGTATCATCATTGCCATTCTGGTGGTGCTGATTAAGCTGGTGACCTGGCCTTTGACCTACAAGACCTACGTGTCGCAGGCGCGCATGAAGGTGCTGAAGCCGGAGATTGACCAGATCAAGGAAAAGTATGCCGATGACCAGGTAAAGCAGCAGTCGGAAACGATGAAGCTGTACCAGAGCATGGGGGTTTCGCCGCTCAGTGGTTGCGTGCCCATGCTGCTGACGATTCCGATTCTGTTTGCCATGTTCCAGTTCTTCCCCAACGCCATTGAGCTGCGCCAGCAGCCTTTCCTGTGGGCCAAGGATCTGAGCACCTACGACGTGTTCATCAAGCTGCCGTTTTACGTGAAATGGTACGGCGACCATGTGAGCATGTTTACCCTGCTGATGACGCTTTCTACGCTGCTGATGACGTGGCAGAGCAACCAGATGAACACGGCCATGCAGGGCCCCATGAAAATGTACAGCTACCTGATGCCGCTGATTTTCATGTTCGTACTGAACAGCTTCTCGGCTGGCCTTACCTGGTACTACTTCATGTCGAACATCGTCACCTTCGCGCAGCAGGCCATTACCCGCCGCTTTGTAGACGACTCCAAGATTCGGCAGCAGTTGGAGGCCAACAAGGTGAAGAACAAAGACAAAAAGCCCAGCGGTTTCCAGGCCCGCCTGGCCGAGGCCATGAAGGCCACGCAGGAGCGGGAGTCGGATGCCCGCAAGGAAGGCAAGAAGAAAAAGTAA